One stretch of Alcaligenes aquatilis DNA includes these proteins:
- the nrdB gene encoding class Ia ribonucleoside-diphosphate reductase subunit beta, whose translation MTTYSTFSKTDNDQLKEPMFFGQPVNVARYDQQKYPIFEKLIEKQLSFFWRPEEVDITQDRIDYQNLPDHEKHIFISNLKYQTLLDSIQGRSPNVAFLPLVSIPELETWIETWAFSETIHSRSYTHIIRNIANDPSVIFDDIVRNENIQLRAADISSYYDDLISDTMLYAQLGAGEHEINGETRTLSLYELKKKLYLCMMSVNILEAIRFYVSFACSFAFAERKLMEGNAKIIRLIARDEALHLTGTQHIINILRSGSDDPEFAQIAHELEPVCFDMFKDAAEQEKQWADYLFRDGSMIGLNKDILSQYVEYITNIRMGAVGLKPAFESVKHNPIPWINTWLSSDTVQVAPQEVELSSYLVGQIDSAVSAGDFDGIEL comes from the coding sequence ATGACTACCTATAGTACTTTTTCTAAAACGGATAACGATCAGCTCAAAGAGCCCATGTTCTTTGGGCAGCCGGTTAACGTAGCGCGTTACGACCAACAGAAATATCCGATTTTTGAAAAGCTGATTGAAAAACAGCTGTCCTTTTTCTGGCGCCCAGAAGAAGTCGATATTACTCAGGATCGGATCGACTATCAGAACCTGCCTGATCATGAAAAGCACATTTTCATCAGCAACCTGAAATATCAAACCTTGCTGGACTCCATCCAGGGGCGTAGCCCCAATGTGGCCTTCCTGCCCCTGGTGTCGATTCCAGAGCTGGAAACCTGGATCGAAACCTGGGCGTTTTCCGAGACGATTCACTCACGCTCGTACACGCACATCATTCGCAATATTGCCAATGATCCGTCCGTTATCTTTGACGACATCGTGCGTAACGAGAACATCCAGTTGCGTGCCGCCGATATTTCGTCGTATTACGACGACCTGATCAGTGACACCATGTTGTACGCCCAGTTGGGGGCTGGTGAACATGAGATCAACGGCGAGACTCGCACGTTGAGCCTCTATGAGCTAAAAAAGAAGCTGTATCTGTGCATGATGAGCGTCAATATTCTTGAGGCCATCCGCTTTTACGTCAGCTTTGCCTGCTCCTTTGCCTTTGCCGAGCGCAAGTTGATGGAAGGTAATGCCAAGATCATTCGCCTGATCGCTCGTGATGAGGCGCTGCACCTGACTGGTACGCAGCACATCATTAATATCTTGCGTTCTGGTAGTGACGATCCTGAGTTCGCTCAGATCGCCCATGAGCTAGAGCCGGTGTGTTTTGACATGTTCAAAGACGCGGCCGAGCAGGAGAAGCAGTGGGCGGATTACCTGTTTCGCGACGGTTCCATGATTGGCCTGAACAAAGACATTCTGAGCCAGTATGTGGAATACATCACCAATATCCGTATGGGTGCAGTGGGCCTGAAGCCTGCGTTTGAGTCTGTCAAACACAATCCCATTCCATGGATCAACACCTGGTTGTCTTCGGACACCGTGCAGGTGGCACCTCAAGAGGTGGAGTTGAGCTCTTACCTGGTCGGTCAGATTGATTCGGCCGTGTCGGCTGGCGACTTCGACGGTATTGAGCTATGA
- the nrdA gene encoding class 1a ribonucleoside-diphosphate reductase subunit alpha — protein sequence MQSTEQLMVTKRDGRTEPINLDKIHRVVDWAAEGLSNVSVSQVELRSHIQFYNGIRTSDIHETIIKSAADLISEDTPDYQYLAARLAIFHLRKIAFGQFEPPSLFDHVTLQTKEGRYDPHLLQDYTRAEFDELDAHLDHWRDMNFSYGAVKQLEGKYLIQNRVTKRIYESPQFLYMLVAMCLFARYPADTRLGFIKRFYDAVSQFKISLPTPIMAGVRTPTRQFSSCVLIECDDSLDSINATTSAIVRYVSQRAGIGINGGRIRAVGSEIRGGEAQHTGCLPFFKMFQAAVKSCSQGGVRGGAATLFYPMWHLEVETLLVLKNNRGVEENRIRHLDYGVQINRLLYQRLIKGSHITLFSPHDVPGLYEAFFADQDEFERLYEMYEQDPAIRKRSLPAVELFSLLMQERASTGRIYIQNVDHCNTHSPFQADRAPVRQSNLCMEIALPTKPLNDLNDPEGEIALCTLSAFNLGALESLDELDGLAELIVRALDALLDYQDYPVKAALNATNKRRSLGVGVINYAYYLAKNGTRYSDPAALGLTHRTFEAIQYYLLKASVQLSREYGPCEAFDETTYAAGLLPTDTYKKDVDGICNEPLHLDWEALRADIVKHGLRNSTLTALMPSETSSQIANATNGIEPPRGLVSVKQSKDGILRQVVPEFEKYKDQYELLWQMPGNDDYLKLVGVMQKFVDQSISANTNYDPQRFEGGRVPMKQLLRDLLLAYKYGVKTLYYHNTRDGADDSHGEVEDDGCAGGACKI from the coding sequence ATGCAATCAACCGAACAGTTAATGGTCACTAAGCGAGATGGCCGTACAGAACCTATTAACCTCGACAAGATTCACCGAGTAGTTGATTGGGCTGCTGAAGGTCTGAGTAATGTGTCCGTCTCTCAAGTAGAGCTGCGCTCTCACATTCAGTTCTACAACGGCATTCGCACCAGCGATATTCACGAAACCATCATCAAGTCGGCGGCGGATCTGATCTCTGAAGATACGCCTGACTACCAATATCTGGCCGCCCGCCTGGCGATTTTCCACCTGCGCAAAATCGCTTTTGGCCAGTTTGAGCCTCCCAGCCTGTTTGATCATGTGACCTTGCAAACCAAGGAGGGTCGCTACGATCCGCATCTGTTGCAAGACTACACGCGCGCCGAGTTCGATGAGCTGGATGCGCATCTGGATCACTGGCGTGACATGAACTTCTCTTACGGTGCCGTCAAGCAGTTGGAAGGCAAGTATCTGATTCAAAACCGCGTGACCAAGCGCATCTACGAAAGTCCCCAGTTCCTGTACATGCTGGTGGCCATGTGCTTGTTTGCCCGTTACCCGGCCGATACTCGCCTGGGCTTTATCAAGCGCTTTTACGACGCCGTATCGCAATTCAAGATTTCCTTGCCCACGCCCATCATGGCTGGCGTGCGCACACCCACCCGTCAATTCAGCTCTTGCGTGCTGATCGAATGTGACGACAGCCTGGACAGCATCAATGCCACGACCAGCGCCATTGTTCGTTACGTGTCACAGCGTGCCGGTATCGGTATCAACGGTGGACGTATTCGCGCTGTAGGCAGCGAAATTCGGGGTGGTGAAGCACAACACACAGGTTGCCTGCCTTTCTTCAAGATGTTCCAGGCTGCGGTGAAGTCCTGCTCGCAGGGCGGCGTGCGCGGCGGTGCGGCAACCTTGTTCTACCCCATGTGGCACCTGGAAGTGGAAACACTGCTGGTCCTGAAGAACAACCGTGGTGTGGAAGAAAACCGTATCCGTCACCTGGACTACGGCGTTCAGATCAACCGTTTGTTGTACCAGCGCCTGATCAAGGGCAGCCACATCACGCTGTTCTCGCCGCATGACGTGCCCGGTTTGTACGAAGCCTTCTTTGCCGACCAGGACGAGTTCGAGCGTCTGTACGAGATGTACGAGCAAGATCCCGCCATCCGCAAGCGCAGCCTGCCTGCCGTGGAGCTTTTCTCTTTGCTGATGCAAGAGCGCGCCAGCACCGGCCGTATCTACATTCAGAACGTGGACCATTGCAACACGCATAGCCCATTCCAGGCTGACCGCGCTCCTGTGCGCCAGTCCAATCTGTGCATGGAAATCGCTCTGCCCACCAAGCCCTTGAACGATCTGAACGATCCTGAAGGTGAAATCGCACTGTGCACTCTGTCGGCTTTCAACCTGGGGGCTCTGGAGTCCCTGGACGAGCTGGACGGCCTGGCTGAACTGATTGTTCGTGCTCTGGATGCCTTGCTGGACTACCAGGATTACCCGGTCAAGGCCGCGCTGAATGCAACCAACAAGCGTCGTTCCCTGGGCGTTGGCGTTATCAACTACGCGTACTACCTGGCCAAGAACGGCACCCGCTACTCCGATCCTGCTGCCTTGGGTCTGACCCACCGCACGTTTGAAGCCATCCAGTACTACCTGTTGAAGGCTTCGGTGCAGTTGTCGCGCGAATACGGTCCTTGCGAGGCCTTCGACGAAACCACGTACGCCGCTGGTTTGCTGCCTACCGACACGTACAAGAAAGACGTGGACGGTATTTGCAACGAGCCGTTGCACCTGGATTGGGAAGCCTTGCGTGCTGACATCGTCAAGCATGGTCTGCGTAACTCGACCCTGACCGCCCTGATGCCGTCGGAAACCTCCAGCCAGATCGCCAATGCCACCAACGGTATTGAGCCCCCGCGTGGTTTGGTGTCCGTCAAGCAATCCAAGGATGGCATCCTGCGTCAGGTAGTGCCTGAATTTGAAAAATATAAGGATCAGTACGAATTGCTATGGCAAATGCCCGGCAACGACGACTACCTGAAGTTGGTTGGCGTGATGCAGAAGTTTGTCGATCAGTCGATCTCTGCAAACACCAACTATGACCCACAGCGGTTTGAGGGTGGTCGCGTCCCGATGAAGCAACTGCTCAGGGACTTGCTGCTGGCCTACAAATACGGTGTGAAGACCTTGTACTACCACAACACCCGCGACGGAGCGGATGATTCGCATGGCGAAGTAGAGGACGACGGTTGCGCAGGCGGCGCGTGCAAGATCTAA
- a CDS encoding ATP-binding cassette domain-containing protein has protein sequence MSNNLISLTDVQLAFGHHPLLDHADLVIQKNERIGLIGRNGAGKSSLLKILDQRQAPDDGQIKRLGGLKIATVEQEPELDPEVSIYDFLCGDFTETEDWQRPARVNALMDKLGLDPDALTGSLSGGQRKRVALANALVEEPDLLLLDEPTNHLDFDGILWLEQLLLDFRGSAVIITHDRRFLDVVTTRIIELDRGKLFSFPGNFSQWQERKAEFLEAEKQQNAKFDKFLAQEEVWIRKGVQARRTRDEGRVRRLEQLRRDRAERRERSGDVKFAISEGQRSGKLVAELQGVTHGYDGRILIKDFSTVLMRGDRIGLIGHNGAGKTTLLRIMLGLQEPNSGVVRHGTKLNIGYFDQMRSRLDENATLADTISPGSEWVEIGNQRKHIMSYLEDFLFPAARAHSPVRSLSGGERARLALARMFAQPTNVLVLDEPTNDLDIETLELLEDLIQDYTGTVLLVSHDRTFLDNVVTQVIAAEGDGHWGEYVGGYDEWLAQRPQTRTETAASSAPAPAAAEKSATERNTKTAKPGRLAPWEEKELEALPEKIAAIESQQAELAEQLSAPDLYKDGSTLADEINSQLDQLNKDLEQLFERWEKLEEKRLAS, from the coding sequence GTCCAGTTGGCATTCGGCCACCATCCCTTGCTGGACCATGCCGATCTGGTCATACAAAAAAACGAACGCATCGGTCTGATCGGGCGCAATGGTGCTGGCAAATCATCACTTCTGAAAATTCTGGATCAACGCCAGGCGCCTGACGACGGCCAGATCAAACGACTGGGTGGGCTGAAAATTGCCACCGTCGAACAAGAACCCGAGCTAGATCCCGAAGTCAGCATTTACGACTTTCTGTGTGGCGATTTCACCGAAACCGAGGACTGGCAACGCCCTGCCCGAGTCAATGCTCTGATGGACAAGCTGGGGCTGGACCCCGACGCCCTGACCGGCAGCCTGTCTGGCGGCCAGCGCAAACGCGTGGCCCTGGCCAATGCGCTGGTGGAAGAGCCTGATCTGCTCTTACTGGACGAGCCCACCAACCACCTGGACTTTGACGGCATTCTTTGGCTGGAACAGTTGCTGCTGGATTTTCGCGGCAGTGCCGTCATCATTACCCACGACCGCCGATTCCTGGATGTGGTAACTACCCGCATCATCGAGCTGGATCGTGGAAAACTCTTCAGCTTTCCCGGCAACTTCAGCCAATGGCAGGAACGCAAAGCAGAGTTCCTGGAAGCGGAAAAGCAACAAAATGCCAAATTCGACAAATTCCTGGCCCAGGAAGAAGTCTGGATTCGTAAGGGCGTGCAAGCGCGCCGCACCCGCGACGAGGGCCGGGTGCGCCGTCTGGAACAATTACGCCGTGACCGTGCCGAGCGTCGCGAACGTTCGGGCGACGTCAAATTCGCCATTTCTGAGGGCCAACGCTCCGGCAAACTGGTTGCGGAACTGCAAGGCGTCACACACGGCTACGATGGCCGCATCCTGATCAAAGACTTCTCGACCGTGCTGATGCGTGGCGACCGTATTGGTCTAATCGGCCACAACGGCGCAGGCAAGACCACCTTATTGCGCATCATGCTGGGTTTGCAGGAACCCAATTCCGGTGTAGTACGCCACGGCACCAAACTGAATATTGGTTACTTTGACCAGATGCGTAGCCGCCTGGACGAAAACGCCACGCTGGCTGACACCATCAGCCCTGGCAGCGAGTGGGTGGAAATTGGCAATCAGCGCAAGCACATCATGAGTTACCTGGAGGACTTTCTGTTCCCCGCCGCCCGCGCTCACTCCCCTGTACGTAGTCTGTCCGGCGGTGAGCGTGCCCGTCTGGCGCTGGCCCGTATGTTCGCCCAACCCACGAATGTATTGGTACTGGACGAGCCGACTAACGATCTGGACATTGAAACGCTGGAACTGCTGGAAGACCTGATTCAGGATTACACCGGCACTGTGCTGCTGGTCAGCCACGACCGTACCTTCCTGGACAACGTAGTTACTCAGGTCATTGCTGCTGAGGGCGACGGCCATTGGGGTGAATATGTAGGTGGCTACGACGAGTGGCTGGCACAACGTCCGCAAACCAGAACCGAGACAGCGGCCAGCAGTGCTCCAGCGCCAGCCGCAGCCGAAAAATCTGCCACCGAGCGCAACACCAAGACTGCCAAGCCTGGCCGTCTGGCGCCATGGGAAGAAAAGGAACTGGAAGCGCTGCCCGAGAAAATTGCAGCCATAGAAAGCCAGCAAGCCGAACTGGCAGAACAACTAAGCGCACCGGATCTCTATAAAGATGGCTCTACCCTGGCCGACGAGATCAACAGCCAACTGGATCAGCTCAATAAAGACTTGGAGCAGCTATTTGAACGCTGGGAAAAACTGGAAGAAAAACGCTTAGCCAGCTAA
- the recQ gene encoding DNA helicase RecQ, which produces MAQSALEVLQEVFGYDSFRGSQHEIIETLIQGGDALVLMPTGGGKSLCYQIPALVRPGTGVVVSPLIALMQDQVDALNELGVNAAYLNSTQDWQTAREVEREFLTGQLDLLYVAPERLLTDRCLDLLARGQVSLFAIDEAHCVSQWGHDFRPEYLGLDLLAQRWPGVPRVALTATATQLTRVEIAQRLKLEEARHFVASFDRPNICYRIIEKNEVRKQLLSFIQEEHSGDAGIVYCLSRSRVEDTAEFLCKNGIHALPYHAGLDAQQRAINQARFLREEGVVMVATIAFGMGVNKPDVRFVAHIDLPKSVEGYYQETGRAGRDGEAATAWLAYGLQDVVQLHRMINQSQGDAAHRRQQGHALDAMLGLCETISCRRQRLLAYFDQQIEPCGNCDTCLEAPEAWDGTVAAQKMLSTIYRLWRERGQRFGAGHLIDILLGKLTERVKEHEHDKLTVFGVGKELTDQAWRGVLRQLLAHSLVAVDPEGYGTLLLTEASREVLKGERTLMLRRETVTRGPAAHRVKGQAPAGPALEPDQQRRFEALRAWRATTAREHGVPAYVIFHDATLREVAIRCPSSEADLEPITGIGVRKREAYGEALLRCVQELQTQ; this is translated from the coding sequence ATGGCCCAGTCAGCACTTGAGGTTCTTCAGGAAGTTTTTGGTTATGACAGTTTTCGTGGTTCTCAGCACGAGATTATCGAGACCCTGATCCAAGGCGGTGATGCCCTGGTCTTGATGCCCACCGGCGGCGGAAAATCGCTCTGTTACCAGATTCCTGCTTTGGTGCGACCCGGCACCGGCGTGGTCGTGTCCCCTCTGATTGCCTTGATGCAGGATCAGGTGGATGCGCTCAATGAATTGGGTGTGAATGCCGCCTATCTGAACTCCACCCAGGATTGGCAGACCGCCCGCGAGGTCGAGCGCGAGTTTCTGACGGGACAACTGGACTTGCTCTATGTCGCCCCTGAGCGTTTGCTGACAGATCGCTGCCTGGATTTGCTGGCACGCGGCCAGGTCTCCTTGTTTGCCATTGATGAAGCCCACTGCGTATCGCAATGGGGGCACGACTTCCGCCCGGAGTATCTGGGCCTGGATTTGCTGGCTCAGCGCTGGCCAGGGGTGCCGCGGGTTGCCTTGACGGCGACTGCCACTCAGTTGACGCGGGTAGAAATTGCCCAGCGCCTGAAGCTGGAAGAGGCCCGGCATTTTGTCGCCAGTTTTGATCGCCCCAATATTTGCTATCGCATCATCGAAAAGAACGAGGTGCGCAAGCAGCTCTTGAGTTTTATTCAGGAAGAGCACTCGGGCGATGCGGGAATTGTGTATTGTTTGTCGCGCTCTCGCGTGGAGGACACGGCCGAGTTTCTGTGCAAGAACGGCATTCATGCCTTGCCCTACCACGCAGGGCTGGATGCACAGCAACGTGCCATCAACCAGGCTCGCTTTCTTCGAGAAGAAGGGGTGGTCATGGTGGCGACCATTGCTTTTGGCATGGGCGTCAATAAACCGGATGTGCGTTTTGTGGCCCACATTGACCTGCCCAAATCGGTAGAAGGGTATTACCAGGAAACCGGGCGGGCAGGGCGCGATGGTGAAGCCGCTACCGCCTGGCTGGCCTATGGCCTGCAAGACGTGGTGCAGTTGCATCGCATGATTAACCAGTCGCAAGGCGATGCGGCACACCGGCGCCAGCAAGGCCATGCGCTCGATGCCATGCTGGGCCTGTGCGAAACCATTTCCTGCCGCCGTCAGCGCTTGCTGGCCTATTTCGATCAGCAGATCGAACCGTGTGGGAACTGCGATACTTGCCTGGAGGCTCCAGAAGCCTGGGATGGCACTGTGGCCGCGCAGAAAATGCTGTCCACTATTTATAGATTGTGGCGCGAGCGTGGCCAGCGCTTTGGCGCCGGCCATCTTATTGATATTTTGTTGGGCAAGCTGACCGAGCGTGTCAAAGAGCATGAGCATGACAAGCTCACCGTCTTTGGTGTGGGCAAGGAACTGACCGATCAGGCTTGGCGCGGGGTGCTGCGCCAGTTGCTGGCGCATAGTCTGGTCGCGGTCGACCCGGAAGGGTACGGCACCTTGTTGCTGACCGAGGCCAGCCGAGAAGTGCTCAAAGGGGAGCGCACCTTGATGTTGCGGCGCGAAACCGTAACACGTGGGCCAGCCGCCCATCGCGTAAAAGGTCAGGCGCCTGCCGGACCTGCTCTGGAGCCCGACCAACAGCGACGGTTCGAGGCTTTGCGCGCCTGGCGTGCCACTACCGCACGCGAACACGGCGTACCGGCCTATGTCATTTTCCATGACGCCACTTTGCGGGAAGTTGCCATCCGTTGCCCCAGCTCAGAGGCTGATCTGGAGCCGATTACAGGCATAGGTGTACGCAAAAGAGAAGCCTATGGCGAGGCTTTGCTGCGCTGCGTTCAAGAACTGCAAACGCAATAA
- the yfaE gene encoding class I ribonucleotide reductase maintenance protein YfaE, whose product MSLVRTTDDYFQLRDGETLLEGLERTGHQVEYQCRSGYCGSCRIPLVYGKVAYKEQPLAYVGPGEVLPCCCTVLEPIMVDCQRVARTEEESVDQFGFTGLNP is encoded by the coding sequence ATGAGTCTAGTCCGGACAACTGATGATTACTTTCAGTTGCGGGACGGCGAAACCTTGTTGGAAGGTTTGGAGCGAACCGGCCATCAGGTCGAGTACCAATGCAGGAGCGGCTATTGCGGCTCCTGCCGTATTCCTCTTGTTTATGGAAAGGTTGCCTATAAAGAGCAGCCCTTAGCGTATGTCGGCCCAGGCGAGGTTCTGCCGTGTTGTTGCACGGTACTCGAGCCGATCATGGTCGATTGTCAGCGCGTTGCCCGGACTGAAGAGGAATCTGTGGATCAGTTCGGCTTTACAGGGCTGAATCCCTGA
- a CDS encoding ClcB-like voltage-gated chloride channel protein, translated as MIAHSVLSMRKRLQGFKWLSDMPAMLAWAVLAGILGALATLAFHQGMRFVQQVVTGQHGGIVAVTESLPWYMRLLFPTLGGLCAGILLWLAGRLPSGSNSDYMEAVAIGDGRLSIRQGLLRSLSSLMTVASGGSIGREGAMVHLASLSASAIGRFTLFGEARLRLLVACGAAAGVAAAYGTPIAGAVFVAEIVLGTMTMSSFGPLLMAAVSAHLTMRVLGGYHAPYEMTNVQAVAGWDILPFLVLGVLIGLAAPAFLKLLNLFRTLFKRTGLGLPLRLALGGLLLGLLLIVMPRVAGNGFSVVSSMLHSDWAWYSVLLILALKVLATGLTVGSGAVGGVFTPAIFVGAAFGTLFGQLSVLILPGLDLPLYLFTLVGMGAFLGAATSAPFMAILMLFEMTLSYQLVLPLIVACVMAYFVSRGVAEVAMYEVTLVRERDALLRHKLRHTTLAELVRPADTVVSTTTQMRDALQMFLDYPVRYLYVVDEEQIYQGVIAQPDLTRMLLDDNAAQERVVGDILRMDFVKTLYPNMSLDEAQEHFVSFAGERLPVLNGDGSGRLIGVVYKSAVLEKYSAIKRSLDASGEVMLDARR; from the coding sequence ATGATTGCCCATTCCGTGCTGTCGATGCGCAAGCGTCTGCAGGGTTTCAAGTGGTTGTCTGACATGCCCGCCATGCTGGCCTGGGCGGTCTTGGCCGGTATCCTGGGGGCCTTGGCGACCTTGGCCTTTCATCAGGGCATGCGCTTTGTGCAGCAAGTGGTCACAGGACAGCACGGTGGCATCGTCGCGGTAACGGAAAGCTTGCCTTGGTACATGCGCCTTTTGTTTCCCACCTTGGGCGGTCTGTGTGCCGGTATCTTGTTGTGGCTGGCGGGGCGTCTGCCGTCGGGCAGCAATTCAGACTATATGGAAGCAGTGGCTATTGGTGATGGCCGTTTGTCCATTCGCCAGGGCTTGCTGCGATCCTTGTCCTCTTTGATGACGGTGGCCTCGGGCGGCTCTATTGGGCGGGAAGGGGCGATGGTACACCTGGCTTCCTTGTCTGCTTCTGCGATTGGCCGTTTCACGCTGTTTGGTGAAGCTCGTCTGCGTTTGCTGGTGGCTTGTGGTGCCGCAGCCGGGGTGGCTGCCGCCTATGGCACCCCTATTGCCGGCGCTGTGTTTGTGGCCGAGATTGTGCTGGGCACCATGACCATGAGCAGCTTTGGCCCCTTGTTGATGGCAGCCGTTAGTGCCCATCTGACCATGCGTGTGCTGGGCGGCTATCACGCCCCTTATGAAATGACCAATGTGCAGGCGGTTGCGGGTTGGGATATTCTGCCTTTTCTGGTTCTGGGAGTGCTGATTGGTCTGGCTGCGCCCGCTTTTTTGAAGTTGCTCAATCTGTTTCGCACTCTGTTCAAGCGTACCGGCCTGGGTCTGCCCTTGCGTTTGGCGTTGGGGGGCCTGTTGCTGGGGCTTTTGCTGATCGTGATGCCGCGCGTGGCAGGTAACGGCTTCAGTGTCGTGTCTTCCATGCTGCATAGCGACTGGGCCTGGTACAGCGTGCTGCTGATTCTGGCACTCAAGGTTCTGGCGACGGGCCTGACAGTCGGTTCGGGCGCTGTCGGTGGTGTGTTCACCCCCGCGATCTTTGTGGGCGCCGCCTTTGGTACTTTATTTGGCCAGTTGAGCGTGTTGATCTTGCCGGGTCTGGACTTGCCTTTGTATCTGTTCACCCTGGTGGGCATGGGGGCGTTTTTGGGGGCGGCAACCAGTGCGCCCTTCATGGCCATTTTGATGCTGTTTGAAATGACATTGAGCTATCAGTTGGTGTTGCCGCTGATCGTGGCCTGTGTCATGGCCTATTTTGTCTCGCGGGGTGTGGCCGAGGTGGCCATGTATGAAGTCACACTGGTGCGCGAACGCGATGCCTTGCTACGTCACAAATTGCGTCACACCACCTTGGCCGAGTTGGTGCGTCCGGCCGATACCGTGGTCAGCACCACCACCCAAATGCGTGATGCCTTGCAGATGTTTCTAGATTATCCCGTGCGCTATCTTTATGTGGTGGACGAGGAGCAGATCTATCAAGGTGTGATTGCCCAGCCTGACCTGACCCGGATGTTGTTGGACGACAACGCTGCCCAGGAGCGTGTGGTGGGCGATATTTTGCGTATGGATTTCGTCAAGACGCTCTACCCGAATATGAGCCTGGACGAGGCTCAGGAGCACTTTGTCAGCTTTGCTGGAGAGCGCTTGCCTGTATTGAATGGTGACGGCTCGGGCCGCCTGATTGGTGTAGTCTATAAGTCTGCTGTGCTGGAAAAATACTCCGCCATCAAACGCTCCTTGGATGCGAGCGGCGAAGTGATGTTGGATGCCCGGCGCTAA
- a CDS encoding cytochrome d ubiquinol oxidase subunit II, which translates to MIDSFANALGLGAHDPAFWMPLAFLALFFLIIVAGTVLDGFDIGVGCLSLLAPDSLRPRMLSLLSPWRDANEFWLFLGLGLFVCAFPKAWGAVMGGLYAPLCALGVGVFVRSVSFEFRLRAPVERQSRWQMGFALGSWLTAFSHGVLLAQVVVGFQSDAGYIWFSIFMGFCAIAAYCLLGASWLIMREAGELRARAVNWGRRSVRWFAAGAVGVSVVLAFVNAGVLLKWSDGPYWGLVLFLWALILSCFVSIEMSLQRMINSSYRTTALPFLLTLFVMVCVMAGLAFSFFPYLILDEMTIWDAAAGVPALSLILSAIVITLPIVLIFNVWVYWRMFGLSRPPLPPSFKG; encoded by the coding sequence ATGATTGATTCTTTTGCAAATGCGTTGGGTTTGGGGGCCCATGATCCCGCGTTCTGGATGCCGCTGGCCTTTTTGGCCCTGTTCTTTTTGATTATTGTGGCCGGTACGGTTCTGGATGGCTTCGATATTGGTGTGGGCTGCCTGTCCTTGCTGGCACCGGATTCCCTGCGCCCGCGCATGCTGTCCTTGCTTAGCCCTTGGCGCGATGCCAACGAATTCTGGTTGTTTCTGGGTTTGGGCTTGTTTGTCTGCGCCTTTCCTAAAGCCTGGGGTGCAGTGATGGGGGGACTGTATGCGCCTTTATGCGCCTTGGGCGTGGGAGTCTTTGTCCGCTCCGTCTCCTTTGAGTTCCGGCTGCGTGCACCGGTAGAGCGTCAGTCTCGCTGGCAAATGGGCTTTGCCCTGGGTTCCTGGTTGACGGCGTTCTCCCATGGCGTTTTGTTGGCACAAGTCGTGGTAGGTTTTCAAAGCGATGCGGGCTATATCTGGTTCTCTATCTTCATGGGCTTTTGCGCTATTGCCGCTTACTGCTTGTTGGGCGCCAGTTGGCTCATCATGCGCGAGGCAGGCGAACTGCGTGCCCGTGCAGTGAACTGGGGGCGTCGCTCGGTGCGTTGGTTTGCGGCCGGTGCGGTGGGCGTTTCGGTGGTGTTGGCCTTTGTGAATGCCGGTGTGCTGCTTAAATGGAGCGATGGGCCTTACTGGGGCTTGGTCCTGTTCTTGTGGGCCTTGATCCTTAGCTGCTTTGTGTCGATTGAAATGAGCCTGCAGCGCATGATCAACAGCAGCTATCGCACTACCGCCTTGCCCTTTTTGCTGACTTTGTTCGTCATGGTCTGTGTCATGGCGGGTTTGGCTTTCAGTTTCTTTCCCTATTTGATTCTGGACGAGATGACGATCTGGGACGCCGCCGCCGGGGTACCCGCCTTGAGCCTGATTCTGTCGGCGATTGTGATTACCTTGCCCATCGTGTTGATATTTAACGTGTGGGTGTATTGGCGTATGTTTGGATTGTCCCGCCCACCTTTGCCGCCCAGCTTTAAAGGCTGA